Sequence from the Bacillota bacterium genome:
TCCTGCGGGGTATACTTTCAGAGGAGTGGCGAAAGCTGGTACTGGAAATCGCTCAGGCGGACGATTTGGTCAGCGACGCTGCCAAGCAGTTCTTCGAGTTGGTAAGGCGTGCGTGGGAAGCGGGTATGGAACTGCATCGCCCGTCACTGCTTTCTGCGCTGAGCGACCCGCGCCTGCGAGAGATGGTCGCAACAAGGCTACAACTGGAGGAACCTTTAAACGAGCAGGTGTTGCGCGATTCGGCGTCCTTCCTGCAACGCTGGCACAAACGCACCCGACAGGTGCAGATTTCGGCACAACTCGCGCAGGATTTCTCGCCGAATAGCGTGAATTATCAAGAGTACCAAAGGCTCATCGCCGAGCTACACTCCGACGCGCAGCGCAACCGAAGGGAGTGAGTCCAGACGTGGAGATGGAACATATCCACGAAAACGGGCACATGCGGAAGCTCGTCCAGCAAGGCAAAGATAGGGGCTACGTGAGCTCCGAAGAGCTGAGCGATGTTCTCTCCGAGATGGATGTGGACGCGGACGAGCTGGAGCAGATGCTGGAGTTCCTCGATGTCGAGGGCATTCAGGTGGTAGACGCCGTTAAAGACCTGCCCCTGATGGAAGAGGGCTACGATATCGGTGCCTCCGTTAAAGATTACGAGCTTGCCGACCAGGAAATCGCGCAACTGGAAGGTATCCCTCTCGACGACTCGGTTCGCATGTGGTTGCGCGAAATCGGGAAGACGCCCCTGCTGACCCCCGAAGAAGAACAACACCTCGCACGCCTGGTCGCTCAGGGGGATGAAGAAGCCAAACGCAAACTCACCCTCGCCAACCTGCGCCTCGTGGTCTCTATTGCCAAACGCTACAGCGGACGTGGTATGGCGTTCTCCGACCTCATTCAGGAGGGTAATCTGGGTTTGATACGAGCAGTGGAGAAATTCGACTACCGCAGGGGCTACAAATTCAGCACATACGCCACGTGGTGGATTCGGCAGGCAATCACTCGCGCCATTGCCGATCAGGCCCGTACCATCCGCATCCCTGTGCACATGGTGGAAACCATTAACCGCCTGATGAAACGACGCAGCCATCTGGAACAACAGTTAGGACGCACCCCCACTCCCGAAGAGCTTGCGGAAGACATGGGCATCTCGGTAGACAAGGTGAATGAGATTATTCGCATCGCGCCGGAACCGCTGTCGCTGGACACTCCCGTGGGTGAAGAGGAAGACAGCCATCTGATGGACTTTATCGAGGATGATAACTGTGACTCCCCCACCGAAGCCGCCGACCGCAGTCTGCTGCGCGACCGTATCGAGGAGGCATTGCGCGTGCTGACCGACCGCGAGCGCGAGGTCATTAAGATGCGCTTTGGGCTCATCGACGGGATGCCCCACACCCTCGAGGAGGTTGGAAGGCACTTTAACGTCACGCGCGAGCGCATCCGCCAGATTGAGGCTAAAGCCATCAAGAAGCTGCGCAACCGGAATAACTGCAAGAAACTCCGCGACTACTCCAGTGGTTTGTAGGGAATGCCTTCCGGAAGGGTTCACGACGCGATTACCATCGTCACCGCCGCTGCCTCGGTGCCAGTTATCGCCCATCTGCACCCTTCGCCCGACTGGACCTCGGTGGGAGTGGGTGTTGGCGCGTACCTGTTTTCGGGCCTCGCGCTGTCACCTGACCTGGACGTGAACTCCCGCGCCTACCGTCGCTGGGGCATGTTCCGTTTCTTCTGGCTTCCCTATCAGATACTGGTGCCCCACCGTCACTGGCTGTCGCACAGCTGGCTACTGGGCCCCCTGCTACGTGCACTCTACTTTTTCGCAATGCTGTACCTGCTGTTGCGACTTGGCATGAACGCCATCGACCTGTGGATAGTGCCCATCAACCAGTCGGAGATACTGCGCGCGCTGGAGCGAGAACTGCGCCTGGGACTGCAGTCTCATGTCACCTGGGCACAATCTGCACTTATCGGTTTAATCGCGGGAGGTATCGTGCACTCCCTCACCGATGGCTTCGTTACGTGGTTCAAGAGGACGCTGTAGGAGCGATGGAAGCCGTCACCCATCTGAAACACCCCGCGTTCCGCGCCGCGTGCCGACTGACCGAATCTGCGCCGCGCGAAGCAGAACACCGCTTCCTGATGGAAGGCGCGCTCCAGATTGCCAAAGCGCTGCACGCTCCCCTGCGTCCACTGGAGGTCTACATCAAGGAGGCGACAGAACCAGACCTGCTTGCCCGTTGCGAGCAGGCCGGCATCCCCGTCTACTCGGTCAGCAAGGGGCTGTTCCACCGACTGCTGGTCAGCGGCTACGAGACCAGCACGACCGCCGTCGCGGTGATGCCCTGGTGGAACCTGACACTCGACGAGATTTGTGCTGGGCGTGAGGGCCTAGTGCTGGTGGCAGAGCGTATCCAGGACCCGCGTAATCTCGGGATGCTCATCCGCACTGCCGATGCGGCGCAGGCACGCGCTCTGGTGCTGGCGTCGCCCCTTGCCGACCCCTACAGCCGCGCCT
This genomic interval carries:
- a CDS encoding RNA methyltransferase, with translation MEAVTHLKHPAFRAACRLTESAPREAEHRFLMEGALQIAKALHAPLRPLEVYIKEATEPDLLARCEQAGIPVYSVSKGLFHRLLVSGYETSTTAVAVMPWWNLTLDEICAGREGLVLVAERIQDPRNLGMLIRTADAAQARALVLASPLADPYSRACVRCTTGSIAFLPVVSCFSSTQVIEAFRRYGWRQIGSSAHAHHLLWKEDLKPPFCLWVGNEETGLLPETREAMDTLIRIPMGGGAQSLNVAVAAGILLFEAVRQQSL
- a CDS encoding metal-binding protein, yielding MPSGRVHDAITIVTAAASVPVIAHLHPSPDWTSVGVGVGAYLFSGLALSPDLDVNSRAYRRWGMFRFFWLPYQILVPHRHWLSHSWLLGPLLRALYFFAMLYLLLRLGMNAIDLWIVPINQSEILRALERELRLGLQSHVTWAQSALIGLIAGGIVHSLTDGFVTWFKRTL
- the rpoD gene encoding RNA polymerase sigma factor RpoD, with the translated sequence MEHIHENGHMRKLVQQGKDRGYVSSEELSDVLSEMDVDADELEQMLEFLDVEGIQVVDAVKDLPLMEEGYDIGASVKDYELADQEIAQLEGIPLDDSVRMWLREIGKTPLLTPEEEQHLARLVAQGDEEAKRKLTLANLRLVVSIAKRYSGRGMAFSDLIQEGNLGLIRAVEKFDYRRGYKFSTYATWWIRQAITRAIADQARTIRIPVHMVETINRLMKRRSHLEQQLGRTPTPEELAEDMGISVDKVNEIIRIAPEPLSLDTPVGEEEDSHLMDFIEDDNCDSPTEAADRSLLRDRIEEALRVLTDREREVIKMRFGLIDGMPHTLEEVGRHFNVTRERIRQIEAKAIKKLRNRNNCKKLRDYSSGL